The genomic region tgtggtttatcaagccgtaatatggcatttgtaaAGTTTCttacacaaattattaaattgagaacacattattctgattacaccattaaaaggattagacttgataatgctggtgagttaacatctcaagcattctaTGATTATTATATGACTAcatgaattgttgttgaacatctagttgctcatgtgcatacaaaaaattagtttagctgaatcaataattaAACGCATGCAACTAATAGTTAGACCATTGAAAATGAGTACAGCACTCTCAGAATTTATATGGGGCAagcaaatttacatgctgcgacattatttcacattagacaaagtgcaactcataaatattctcccctacaacttgattttggctgagaaccaaatattttccaccattagaacatttgattgtgcagtgtatgttctagttgcacaaccacaacgcactaaaatgagtcctcaaaggaggatggtgatatatatatatatatatatatatatatatatatatatatatatatatatatatatatatatatatatattgaatatgaaatatcttcaattataagatatattgaacccatggcgGGTGATGTTTTacggcacgttttgctgattgtcattataatgaaaaattgttccctatattagggggagaaatgaaaaataaagaaaaagatatttcatggtgtgaacataaattaatgtatcttgatcatcgcacaaaagaatgcgaaaagaaagttcaacaataatgcatatgcaagaacttgcaaatgaattacccgatgcatttacagatacaaaaaggagtgactaaatcatatataccagcactaaatgcttcagctagaattgaaattctaaaagctggcaataatatcactcatgagtctttgccacgtctgaaacgtggaagaccaattggttccaaagataaaaatcctcgaaaaggaaaatcagctgataatgaggtaaaagaaagtgttcaagaagaaccataaatcaatactccttctgcagaggagattgatgatgtaaatacagaattttcaatcaattatacaCATTCAAAAATATAATGGAACCGAAATAAAAtgtaaaatcttgatgagatattttcatataatatgacatcatgaatgatgatgatgatctagaactaaaatctgtcatggaatgtcaaaatagacatgattgggatcattggaaaggagcaatacgagctgaatttgaatcgctcaataaaagaaaagttttcggataaatcgttatcacttttaaagatgtgaaacgtatgggatacaaatgaatttttatccaaaaaaaaaatgtgcaaatgaagttacaaggcaaaactagacttgtaactcaaaatttcccacaaagaccagaaatgaattatgagaaaaacttatcctcctgtaatgggtacaattacttattagatacttaatcaacctagtAGTAGGGATGGCAACGATCATCCGATCCGATGGATATCCATCCTATCCGATCCGCTTAAAGctgatatggatgatctaaatggatgaatatcggatatggatatggatatggatgtttaTTGGATCGGATATGTATAAAAATTTATAATCCATGGATGAACTCGATTTCACCCGAAAtgcttaaatatatatacatataatatataaatatagatatatcgtTATAATTACTctcaattatatataatatttcattatatatatacatattccatTCACCTTTTATTACATTAAATTTTCAATACGTCTAAGTCTTAACGTCGGGATATTTTTCTACAAAGTTAATTGATATTTCGATCATCGTACCCATAGAGATGATCATATTCTTATATGTATGATGTTTATATGTTGTTATCAtatcgtatatatgtatatatacacacaagtTACGATAGAATAGTAAGTTAAGTGATATCGAGCTTTTAGGTTATATACATTATGActtatttttaaataattttataACAAGTGATGACTTAAACTagtattaagttgaaaaaaaaattaacGATGActtatccaatggatatccattaacccgaataatccatcggatatggatatggatggatgaaactttgattaatggatatggatgaaactttggttaatggatatggatgtggatatggcgtaatccgatccatatccgatccattgccattcctaactagtagttacttaaatgcatctcatggatgttgttactacttatctgtatggatcacttgatagtgatatatatgaatataccttacgggtttaaggtatcataagcatctaatgcaaaacccaagggaatgtattccattaaatcacaaagatttttatatgagtttatacaatcgggacgtatgtggtataaccgattaaatgactacttgataagaaaagggtatacatataaacttatttgcacgtatgttttataaaaacaatgttcggatatgtgatcgtagcTGTTTatgtcaattatcttaaataaagaaatctatgaaaccattcaacttctaaagaaagattttgaaatgaaaaaatcaagtattacgttgatttacatattgagcatatgactaatgacttacttatacatcaaacaacttataccgaaaagatttttataacattttaatatggacaagacaaaaaccattaagtactcctatagttgttagatctcaatattgatactgatccatttcatcctctagaagatcatgaagatcttcttggttccgaagttccatattttagtgcaattggggctcttatgtatcttacaaattatacaagacctgacatttcttttgcagttaatttgttgacaaggttcagctcaacccctaccaaaagacactggaatgagatcaaacacatatttcaatACCTTCGAGAAACTACTGATTtagaattattttattctaacgaatcaaaacaagatttggtcggttatgcagatgcaggttatttatctgatccaaataaagctaaatctcaaactggatatgtattcctaaatagaggtactgtaatatcatggcgttctaaaaaacaaacactcgttgcaacatcatcaaatcatgctgaagtgattgcattacatgaagctactcgggaatgtttttggttgagatcaatgacgcaactcattactgattcttgtggactagaacgcgataaaagtccaacaactatctatgaagataatgcagcttgcataacacagatgaaagaaagggtatatcaaaagtgaccaaacaaaacacatacctcctagattcttctcatacactcaaaatctcatcaaggacaaccatattgaaatgagatatgttcaatccagcaaaactctgccaatcttttcaccaaagcacttccaactgctattttcagaacgcatgttcacaatattggcatgagacatgttcaaaagatgtaacagctcagcgacgtctacttgagggggagtcaactccatgctgcactctttttcccttagctaatgtTTTTTCCCAccgagttttctttagcaaggtttttaacgaggcagtactagtttctCTCTTGATAAAATTGTCATTCAAGGGGTAGTGTTGTAATACTAGAGTCAAGATTGGTGGATGACATTATTTCATATTATATATCCCAAAAGTCAAAAAATAGTGACTAccaatttcatatataaatatgcaTCAATTGAATGTAAATGATACACCTTTTCTCAATATACCAatcatttctttctttctctccattatcatctttgttcttatacttcattattagtattattaatcaagaatcaaaccactaaaggtagttataagcctactgaattataacataatcaaaccactaaaggtagttataagcctactgaattataacattatgttcatagttattattattagtattactacaaataaatatttttatataaaaatacattacaagaatattaaaaacacatatcactataattttattattaacaatataataactaagctatatatataatatataaattaatatatccatatatattttttttatatataaaccctaatataaattattactattaatatgtgataatgaaagataaacgctagttaaataaaatagataaattaattatatatatctatataacaaataatttaacaagtatattattaaaaataatatatagatcTATTCgaatacgagtatatgttttaatatatatatacaaatgatataggttcgtgaatccaaggccaaccctgcactgttcaatatcgtcatatgtatttttactacaaaatacagtattgtgagtttcattactccctttttaaatgcttttgcaatatatatttttgggactgagaatacatgccctgcttttataaatgttttacgaaatagacacaagtaatcgaaactacattctatggttggattatcgaatcgaatatcaccccttttagcttggtagcctaagaattagggaacagacaccctaattgacgcgaatcctaaaggtagatctacgagcactaactccccccatactggaaaatggtatgctttagtacttcgagtttatattatactgatggatttctgttttggggatattccatatgcatgatgttaatgtcggttaccaggtgttcaatccatatgaatgatttttaaacacttgcgagtgtatgattattgaataaaggaaatcttttggtctattatattattgaaaatgattgattatgataaactaatgaactcaccaaccttttggttgacacttgaaagcatgtttattctcaggtatgaaagaaatcttccgctgtgcatttgctcattttaaagatattacttggagtcattcatgacatatttcaaaagacgttgcattcgagtcgttgagttcatcgagattattattaagtcaattatagttggatatattatgaaatggtatgcatgccgtcaactttcgatgtaatgaaattttgtcttttaaaaacgaatgcaatgtttgtaaaatgtatcatatagaggttaagtatcttgcgatgtaaccaaatgtaatgtattcgtccagatggattaggacgggttgttagagatgcttcctcgacgacaacttcaagatcctcatcttcatgccgtttacattatctcccaagagacaaaacttgcatcctcatcgaacattgtctaaaccgacaatcattgtcataacagacaatcataactctaaacagaattatcatactccaccgtaAGAGTATAACCACTTAGAAGATCCCATTCTAagaatttcacctcggcacatgttgaatAACCAGCTGAACATTTACAGTGCAACTTCCCCGTTTGGCTTTCCCGGAAGTTCCATCAGCTTCAACATTAGTTTCCACCACATAACCTGCACCAATGCCAAACCagtgcccatgtgcaattgtggaatCGCTAACAAACATCCATTtacatggtggcgcggacacaccatgaggatgacgtgactttggaggaattcgtcactctccgtaacaacgaagacatcattagcgcctttggagccatttgccgaattagctccacctggacaattaacccttacatgcccagttttcccgcacctccagcataccagattctttccggagtttctcttccgcctatccgaacacaacagtaccgtactttctgatgacgagaccccgttaccttccagtttTTTCTCCtcagataggagcttgctagtaacgtcttcagagtttctttcccatacatcaaaataggtttcatgtgctcataggatgatgacaaagataatatcagcctcaaagctttatcttcatcttccattttgactccaatagcctccagttccaaaacaataccattaagaatactcagatgatctgaaatctttgaacccccatccatgcGCAAAGTATGAAACTTTTCCTTAAGACACAACcggtttgagatgcccttgccctggtacaactgctccaacttatcccaaagttccttagccgttgataacccgtgcacatttacaagcacgttctttgcaagacacaaacaaatcgcacttgccgccctcaaatccatatcatcccattcttcttcatcgaaattCTTGCTAAaatcactgccgggaacaagggtgggtttacccttcaaagccttgtgtaaaccggactgaatcaacacatccttgacttaacCTGCCaaaagccaaaattgatcctcccatcaaatttctctacatcaaacctcatcggactgaacttcgacatcgtatccgtatcctaagaacaagactttctctgattttgcccacgtttcaactgGCCGACAGATGTAATGGAGTGGCGCACATgatccgttaaattggaaaatccaacacccggtccactacaaattcttgacaccacttactccgaatcagaaaaatattgtcaaaccagataccctatacgatcaatagaactcgtttctgatgtggacgatccactctcgtggcaaccacagagcatactccgactcctataaccgagacctcccgtcaaacctgacgctctgataccagttgttggaaaattacggcctcactaattcccaacacCCAGTCCAATgataacagtaaagaaataagaacaatccacaacacaagaatttaacgtggaaactccaaaacaggagaaaaaatcacgggcctccaaagagagaaatacaatatatcacaaattgttacaatgacttagacaactctcttaagccaactacactcttcaAAGTATTTAACTAAAACAACTCTCAAACaatggtaagaaagaaagaaataatcaaatacttaaagtgtattgattggtgcaagttggaatgatgcccatgacctccttttataaccaagtcatccacctccaacttcttcctcccaccaatgtgagaTAACATcattcacaaagtaaccatatcaatttttctattaAAAAACAAAACCAACGGTAATGTTATTTCTATTGGCTattattgtttatttttttttacttttttatttaTGTTTCGTCGTTtagtgtgtttcaatgctttctttGCATTGTAGCCTTGTACGATTGTAATTTTAGGTTGTTTGTTGGGTTCTATGGTTTTATTTATAggctcttttatttattttttaggaAAATTCTCTTTTCTATTCAATAGTTTTATTTTTAGAAAGAAAAAACAAAAGACATTAGATATAATTATTCAATATGGACACTTTCTAGTTCTCCAACTCATAGCCTATTAATTCCAGCATACATCTCAATTAATTACTAGTTTTCTATATGACTATATTTATTTTCCTACCCTTAGACAAATATCTCCAAAAATCCCTTCCAAATCCATACATGCTTTATCCATGTCCCCTGTAAAAAATATTCCCATCTTCAACAACGATGTTTCCTTCGCCTCAAAAGTCTCTGAAATCCCAATCGATCAGTGCCTCGGAAGAAGTTGTAAGAAATCGTGTGAAAAAATTAGGTCCCGATGCTTTCCTGTAGAGACCTGCAAAGAGCCCTTTCTTCAAAATAAAAAAGGAGAAGGCAAGAAGAAATCTAAAGACAAAGGCAATAATTGGGTCGATGAGGTACCGAATATTTCAGATATCTTCGATACAACTAGCGAAATCAATCATGTAGTTGGAAATGAATCAACTTTCAAAAAAAGCAACATCAACGGTCAACAATTCGGGGCTAAAAAATTAACTTACAAAGAAGAGATGATAAACTTTGGTGAATTTATGAATAAAATGGTTGACGATGATGACCGGCCCATCATCGAATCAAACCCATGAGGCTCGACTCTTGGAATACACATGCCCTTTATCATCTCTACAAACGGCTCAACTTTCTCCAATTTGGATGGATCAACTTACAAAAATACGTGTCTTTAAATTGTATTATGGGCCAGATTATATGGAAGTAGAAGATTGGTATTAAAGGTGAATATACTCCACCTTCAACTACACCAACTACACCAGCTCAAGCTTCACTCAAGACATTACCACATAGCATTCATACGGTGCACCAGAGTACAGAAGATTCACTCTCCACAGCCTGCATTCGTCATCAACAACACTTCAACTACTGTAATTATATGTAATGGATATATTAGTTAGAAAGTTGTTAGCTTAGCTTATTCTGTTACAACTGTAGTCTAGAATAGAGATAGCTTAGATCATCTTCTATATAAGATGTAATCTGTAACTGTTTTCAGTCAATAAATTGAATAGAACACAATGTtcaatcttcttcttcttccctaatTCTCTCTTTATGGTATCAGAGCGTCCAGCTCATATCCTGCAAAATTTCACAAAACTTCATGCACACAAGGTGCTCGATCAAATTCCGCAACcaaaattcatcatcaaacaatcACAATCACAAAATTAACACAAATATCTTCATCTAatctctcaagaacaccaaatctcaACAATATCTAGAGAATTCACTCAGATTCAATAAACATGACTACAACAACTGAGATCAATTCAAATTACACAAATTCATCAAATCATCCGCTATTTCTTCATCAAAATGATAATCTTGGATTGATCTTGATCTCGAAGAAACTAATTGGATCAGAAAATTACAGTAGCTGGAAGAGATCGATGATGATAGCATTGAATGCTAAGAACAAGCTCAAAATTGTTACAAAAGAGTACAGAGAACCAGCTATAGGAACTGATCTAAGGTCACTTTGGGAACGAAACAATGATATGATAATCTCATGGATACTGAATACAGTCTCAGAAGAAATTGGCAATAGATTGAACTTCATCAACTCAGCTTCAAGTCTATGGGATGAATTACATGAACACTATGCACAAATTGATGGTCATAGGATCTATCAATTGGCAAACAACATCTCATAACTCAAACAAGGCAACAACACGATTGAGGTCTACTACCACAAGCTTAAGGGTTTATGGGATGACACAGATGCACTTGAAGCTCCCTACATGTGCAGTTGTACATGTACATGTGAAAATGGAATATTGAATGGTGAAAGAGAGCAAAGAAAAAGGGTAATTCAGTTCTTGATGGGATTGGATGATAGTTACTCAAACATAAGGGGTCAAATCTTGTTGATGCAACCACTACCATCCACTGCTAAGGCATATGGAATGATCAAGCAAGAAGAAAAGCAAAGAGAAGGCATTCTCCCTAAACCTATCACACCTGCAATTATGTCTATCTCTGGAAGCAACACAAAATCTCactaccaaaagttcacaaaataacCTGCAATCAACAACAACAATGAAAGGAAATCAAGTTTCAAACCTGGAGTGCATTGCACAACCTGCTACAGAGAATGACATA from Rutidosis leptorrhynchoides isolate AG116_Rl617_1_P2 chromosome 9, CSIRO_AGI_Rlap_v1, whole genome shotgun sequence harbors:
- the LOC139868182 gene encoding uncharacterized protein; amino-acid sequence: MTTTTEINSNYTNSSNHPLFLHQNDNLGLILISKKLIGSENYSSWKRSMMIALNAKNKLKIVTKEYREPAIGTDLRSLWERNNDMIISWILNTVSEEIGNRLNFINSASSLWDELHEHYAQIDDALEAPYMCSCTCTCENGILNGEREQRKRVIQFLMGLDDSYSNIRGQILLMQPLPSTAKAYGMIKQEEKQREGILPKPITPEECYKNIGYPPGHPLHEKYQPKQFNNRGKTINCIFTDTRANDTHTAAINNQETNSTNDLMAARMDQLQNQLNQVMLMMQKTQSDDAGITPFIASLFLNLENVWVIDSGATDHISISLKQMHNLTHHKNPILVTLPNKFRIKVSVTGSGNNKEIAHGTLCDGLYIIHPEAKPTHSHTFHSMHSSSVSNTSFIVNNPLL